From a single Kitasatospora sp. NBC_00458 genomic region:
- the rodA gene encoding rod shape-determining protein RodA: MTSYGSYRQLRLVPQRGGVPRTLAKDSPIWRIDWILLLAAVVLSLGSSLLVWSATRGRDSLTHGDPQYFLYRHLTNVMIGAVLCAVVIAIGSRRFRTVVPFLYAGVIVLLLATLSPLGSTINGQHSWIQLGGGFSVQPAEFAKLAIVLVMAVVLSEQVDAGEREFPANRAVFRGLVWATLPMAIVMLMPDAGSVMVMAVIVLGILLASGAANRWVFGLILAGVGGCVAIWKLGVLSKYQIDRFAAFANPALDPSGVGYNTAQARIAIGSGGLTGKGLFHGTQTTGQFVPEQQTDFVFTVAGEELGFLGAMAIIVLLGVVLWRACRIARQATDLYGTIVAAGVVAWFAFQGFENIGMCLGIMPVAGIPLPFVSYGGSSMFSTWVAIGLLQAVQSQRPIAA, from the coding sequence ATGACCTCCTACGGCTCGTACCGCCAGCTGCGGCTCGTCCCGCAGCGCGGCGGGGTCCCCAGGACGCTGGCCAAGGACTCCCCGATCTGGCGGATCGACTGGATACTGCTGCTGGCCGCGGTGGTCCTCTCGCTGGGCAGCTCGCTGCTGGTCTGGTCGGCCACCCGCGGGCGCGACTCGCTCACCCACGGGGACCCGCAGTACTTCCTGTACCGGCACCTGACCAACGTCATGATCGGCGCCGTGCTGTGCGCGGTGGTGATAGCGATAGGGAGCCGCCGTTTCCGGACGGTGGTGCCGTTCCTGTACGCCGGCGTCATCGTCCTGCTGCTGGCGACGCTGAGCCCGCTCGGCTCGACCATCAACGGCCAGCACTCCTGGATCCAGCTGGGCGGCGGCTTCTCGGTGCAGCCGGCGGAGTTCGCCAAGCTGGCGATCGTGCTGGTGATGGCGGTCGTGCTGTCCGAGCAGGTGGACGCCGGGGAGCGGGAGTTCCCGGCGAACCGGGCGGTGTTCCGCGGGCTGGTCTGGGCGACGCTGCCGATGGCGATCGTGATGCTGATGCCGGACGCCGGCTCGGTCATGGTGATGGCGGTCATCGTGCTCGGTATCCTGCTGGCCTCCGGCGCGGCCAACCGCTGGGTGTTCGGGCTGATCCTGGCGGGCGTCGGCGGCTGCGTGGCGATCTGGAAGCTCGGAGTGCTGAGCAAGTACCAGATCGACCGGTTCGCGGCCTTCGCCAACCCGGCGCTCGACCCGTCCGGGGTCGGCTACAACACCGCCCAGGCGCGGATCGCGATCGGCTCGGGCGGGCTGACCGGCAAGGGGCTGTTCCACGGGACGCAGACCACCGGGCAGTTCGTGCCGGAGCAGCAGACCGACTTCGTCTTCACGGTGGCCGGTGAGGAGCTGGGCTTCCTCGGGGCGATGGCGATCATCGTGCTGCTGGGCGTGGTGCTCTGGCGGGCCTGCCGGATCGCCCGGCAGGCGACCGACCTGTACGGCACCATCGTGGCGGCCGGGGTCGTCGCCTGGTTCGCGTTCCAGGGGTTCGAGAACATCGGGATGTGCCTGGGCATCATGCCGGTGGCCGGCATCCCGCTGCCGTTCGTCTCCTACGGAGGGTCGTCGATGTTCTCGACCTGGGTGGCGATCGGGCTGTTGCAGGCGGTGCAGAGCCAGCGGCCGATAGCGGCCTGA
- a CDS encoding GDSL-type esterase/lipase family protein, translated as MAGGGGTGTAADDRGGGTAAAGGEAAGEEWLDPADGRLGWDGVCGFERTGGAVLPLRIPQERLGTVLSDNFVRLARIPAGARFAVRTDATALLLDLAAEPGTAPLDVLADGELLHRRHLGPGRTRLALALPGRPAEVEVWLPHLSRTRLAAVGLRGHRLLEPVDRTGPRWIAYGSSLTHAMFPDGPSASWTALLARRHGWRLRNLGFAGEAYLDPLVARVIRDTPADLVTLEIGTNAYIRSTFTARSWGPAVCGFVETIRDGQPDTPIAVIAALPSVDREKAVNAAGLTLADVRDLTATAVRVLQRLGDRRLHLVDGRDVLPVAEADGLYADGLHPTPEGEHRLAGLAAPFLRPLVARIGRPGA; from the coding sequence ATGGCCGGCGGGGGCGGAACGGGCACGGCTGCGGACGACCGCGGCGGGGGGACGGCCGCGGCGGGCGGCGAAGCGGCGGGGGAGGAGTGGCTCGACCCCGCGGACGGGCGGCTCGGCTGGGACGGCGTCTGCGGCTTCGAACGGACCGGCGGCGCCGTCCTGCCCCTGCGGATCCCGCAGGAACGCCTCGGCACCGTGCTCTCGGACAACTTCGTCCGGCTCGCCCGGATCCCGGCCGGAGCCCGGTTCGCCGTCCGCACCGACGCCACCGCGCTGCTGCTCGACCTCGCCGCCGAACCGGGCACCGCGCCCCTCGACGTCCTCGCCGACGGAGAACTCCTCCACCGGCGCCACCTCGGACCCGGCCGCACCCGGCTCGCCCTGGCGCTGCCGGGCCGCCCGGCGGAGGTGGAGGTCTGGCTGCCGCACCTGTCCCGCACCCGGCTCGCCGCGGTCGGCCTCCGCGGCCACCGGCTGCTGGAGCCCGTCGACCGCACCGGCCCGCGCTGGATCGCCTACGGCAGCTCCCTGACCCACGCGATGTTCCCCGACGGGCCCTCCGCGAGCTGGACCGCCCTGCTCGCCCGCCGCCACGGCTGGCGGCTGCGCAACCTCGGGTTCGCCGGCGAGGCCTACCTGGACCCGCTGGTCGCCCGGGTGATCCGGGACACCCCAGCCGACCTGGTCACCCTGGAGATCGGCACCAACGCCTACATCCGCTCGACGTTCACCGCCCGCAGCTGGGGGCCCGCCGTCTGCGGCTTCGTCGAGACGATCCGGGACGGGCAGCCGGACACCCCGATCGCCGTCATCGCCGCCCTGCCCTCGGTGGATCGCGAGAAGGCGGTCAACGCGGCCGGCCTGACCCTGGCGGACGTCCGCGACCTCACCGCCACGGCCGTCCGGGTGCTCCAGCGGCTGGGCGACCGCCGGCTGCACCTGGTCGACGGCCGGGACGTGCTGCCGGTCGCCGAGGCGGACGGGCTCTACGCGGACGGCCTGCACCCCACCCCGGAGGGGGAACACCGGCTGGCCGGCCTGGCCGCGCCCTTCCTGCGGCCGCTGGTCGCCCGGATCGGCCGGCCGGGGGCCTGA
- a CDS encoding M14 family zinc carboxypeptidase, producing MTDTGPRVRRIDPPRQETEGYPTVARAVSAAHRLARRHPDRCRVREVGRSRAGRPLVLLSVDDGEHAVLAVGGPHPNEPVGVAAAVRLAERVLELPPRPGAGWHVLLCLDPDGAALNEGWLHGPLTPARHYEHFFRPAFDEQPELPPAPDGGRPPMPESLALTGLIDELRPVLQCSLHGVDFGGAFVQLTRPLPGLAEGFARSVARAGIPLDVDSYDAVGWDSPAPGAYVMPAPGGGSQALPDRPELSTWSYAGRYGGVTAVLEVPMWAIDAVGDSRRHPNARAAVRAAARTLGDRVEELVGLLPQVPPHAGVAYGPLLRSIEFNLEVCPLLLEEWRTEWSEAPLSVSRVTTARIVAERLPLRVASMLLRLLADSGGPAADAARARARTIVASSLDGLHRLGVRWVPVDCQVSHQARAALAAADLLLPA from the coding sequence ATGACCGACACGGGCCCACGGGTACGCCGGATCGACCCGCCGCGCCAGGAAACCGAGGGCTACCCGACGGTGGCCCGCGCCGTCTCGGCCGCCCACCGGCTGGCCCGCCGCCACCCCGACCGGTGCCGCGTCCGCGAGGTGGGCCGCTCCCGCGCCGGCCGGCCGCTGGTGCTGCTCTCCGTCGACGACGGGGAGCACGCCGTGCTGGCGGTCGGCGGACCGCACCCGAACGAGCCGGTGGGCGTGGCCGCCGCGGTCCGGCTGGCCGAGCGGGTGCTGGAGCTGCCGCCCCGCCCCGGCGCCGGCTGGCACGTGCTGCTCTGCCTGGATCCGGACGGCGCCGCCCTCAACGAGGGCTGGCTGCACGGCCCGCTCACCCCGGCGCGGCACTACGAGCACTTCTTCCGGCCCGCGTTCGACGAGCAGCCCGAACTGCCGCCGGCCCCGGACGGCGGCCGCCCGCCGATGCCGGAGAGCCTGGCGCTGACCGGCCTGATCGACGAGCTGCGCCCGGTCCTGCAGTGCTCGCTGCACGGCGTGGACTTCGGCGGCGCGTTCGTGCAGCTGACCCGGCCGCTGCCGGGGCTGGCCGAGGGGTTCGCGCGGTCGGTGGCGCGGGCCGGGATCCCGCTGGACGTCGACTCCTACGACGCGGTCGGCTGGGACAGTCCGGCCCCCGGCGCGTACGTGATGCCGGCGCCGGGCGGCGGTTCGCAGGCGCTGCCGGACCGTCCGGAGCTGTCCACCTGGTCGTACGCGGGCCGGTACGGCGGGGTGACGGCCGTGCTGGAGGTGCCGATGTGGGCGATAGACGCGGTCGGCGACTCCCGCCGGCACCCCAACGCGCGCGCCGCCGTGCGGGCCGCCGCCCGCACGCTGGGCGACCGGGTGGAGGAGCTGGTCGGGCTGCTGCCGCAGGTGCCGCCGCACGCCGGGGTGGCATACGGGCCGCTGCTGCGCTCGATCGAGTTCAACCTGGAGGTCTGCCCGCTGCTGCTGGAGGAGTGGCGGACCGAGTGGTCGGAGGCGCCGCTGTCGGTGTCCCGGGTGACGACCGCCCGGATCGTCGCCGAGCGGCTGCCGCTGCGGGTCGCCTCGATGCTGCTGCGGCTGCTCGCGGACTCCGGCGGGCCGGCGGCGGACGCGGCCAGGGCGCGGGCCCGGACGATCGTCGCGTCGAGCCTGGACGGCCTGCACCGGCTGGGCGTCCGCTGGGTGCCGGTGGACTGCCAGGTCTCGCACCAGGCCCGGGCGGCGCTGGCCGCCGCCGATCTCCTGCTGCCGGCCTGA
- the mreD gene encoding rod shape-determining protein MreD → MRLARIPVSAALILFGLILQVSVFGRLQLPGATPDILLLVVVGLAMVYGPTGGCLVGFAAGLLADVAPPSDHAIGRYALVLCLMGYAAGLLRPEHGRQRSVSSALLVVSVAAIASTLLYAMVGALVGDTAARHVGLGSLVLTALVYDLLLAPFVVPAVMALGRRFGKDPVAAAGPGDDEGGPGLGTLARYRTTREASSGPMFKRKRLLGAGKRP, encoded by the coding sequence ATGCGCCTCGCCCGCATCCCCGTCTCCGCCGCCCTGATCCTGTTCGGCCTGATCCTCCAGGTCAGCGTCTTCGGCCGGCTGCAGCTCCCGGGGGCCACCCCGGACATACTGCTGCTCGTGGTGGTCGGCCTGGCCATGGTCTACGGGCCGACCGGCGGCTGCCTGGTCGGCTTCGCGGCCGGCCTGCTCGCCGACGTCGCCCCGCCCTCCGACCACGCCATCGGCCGGTACGCGCTGGTGCTCTGCCTGATGGGCTACGCCGCCGGACTGCTCCGCCCCGAGCACGGCCGGCAGCGTTCGGTCTCCAGCGCGCTGCTCGTGGTCTCCGTCGCCGCGATCGCCTCCACCCTGCTCTACGCGATGGTCGGCGCCCTGGTCGGCGACACCGCCGCCCGGCACGTCGGGCTCGGCTCGCTGGTGCTGACCGCGCTGGTCTACGACCTGCTGCTGGCCCCGTTCGTGGTGCCCGCCGTGATGGCGCTCGGCCGCCGCTTCGGCAAGGACCCGGTGGCCGCCGCCGGACCCGGCGACGACGAGGGCGGCCCCGGCCTCGGCACCCTCGCCCGCTACCGCACCACCCGCGAGGCCTCCTCCGGCCCGATGTTCAAGAGGAAGCGCCTGCTCGGCGCGGGCAAGCGCCCGTAG
- the mrdA gene encoding penicillin-binding protein 2 yields MSNIPETGRTRRVTIRLVVLQILVLSLLATLGGRLWYLQIRNAKEYTAKATGNHIREVVEPAVRGEILDASGRILAGNETKLVVSVSRTSLLQQKDGGKAVLTRLAEVLGMPAKDVQEKVRLCDPKTPQPCWNGSPYQPIPVTKEATTQQAMQMMERREDFPGVTAQPTAVRHYTGAEGANMAQVLGYLSPVTDDEVSKTADKAGLDRYLPADQIGRAGLESVYDRDLRGTAGITKLEVDNLGRVIGTADKAPPQTGNNLVTSIDAKVQKVVEDNLAQAMADARKTWDKNTKRNYEADSGAAVVMDVKTGRIIAMASAPSYDPNIWQGGISGKDYQGLTNKESNYPLLNRAIQGQSAPGSTFKVVSTAAAAQAGYALNGNYPCPSSMTIGGREFKNFESQGHGSITLAQALEVSCDTVFYGLAYDQWLADGGIKPKKDTGDWFYKTAHQFGLGAKTGIDLPSEAAGRVPDRQWKQSFYDNNKDAWCKQAEKGGKEYADLIAKENCVDGYVLRAGDAVNYAIGQGDTLVTPLQMARIYSALANGGTLWRPTVAKAVISPGGELVREIAPHEDGRLPTDAKTLQYIDEATKGVVSTGTAAWKFTGAGWPQGKIELHAKTGTAEVEGKQTTSYLTTYSRDYAVVMTISQGGTGSGGSGDSVRRIYQALYGVDDKGNIDNGKALLSTPQTELPKFNADGTAIIKQASFAGASAGAAAAELGDPGVTGGSPRVFLDPAQPVGAVVVPVAAVAAVEPTRSTGRGRA; encoded by the coding sequence GTGAGCAACATCCCCGAGACCGGCCGAACCCGGCGGGTGACGATCCGTCTGGTGGTCCTGCAGATCCTGGTGCTGTCGCTGCTCGCCACCCTCGGCGGGCGGCTCTGGTACCTCCAGATCCGCAACGCCAAGGAGTACACCGCCAAGGCGACCGGCAACCACATCCGCGAGGTCGTCGAACCGGCCGTCCGCGGCGAGATCCTGGACGCCTCGGGCCGCATCCTCGCGGGCAACGAGACCAAACTGGTCGTCTCGGTCAGCCGCACCTCGCTCCTCCAGCAGAAGGACGGCGGCAAGGCGGTGCTGACCCGGCTCGCCGAGGTCCTCGGCATGCCGGCCAAGGACGTCCAGGAGAAGGTCCGGCTCTGCGACCCCAAGACCCCGCAGCCCTGCTGGAACGGATCGCCCTACCAGCCGATCCCGGTCACCAAGGAGGCGACCACCCAGCAGGCGATGCAGATGATGGAGCGCCGCGAGGACTTCCCCGGGGTCACCGCGCAGCCCACCGCCGTGCGCCACTACACCGGCGCCGAGGGCGCCAACATGGCCCAGGTGCTCGGCTACCTCTCGCCGGTCACCGACGACGAGGTCTCGAAGACCGCCGACAAGGCGGGCCTGGACCGCTACCTGCCGGCCGACCAGATCGGCCGGGCCGGGCTGGAGTCGGTGTACGACCGCGACCTGCGCGGCACCGCCGGCATCACCAAGCTGGAGGTCGACAACCTCGGCCGGGTGATCGGCACCGCCGACAAGGCCCCGCCGCAGACCGGCAACAACCTGGTGACCAGCATCGACGCCAAGGTGCAGAAGGTCGTCGAGGACAACCTGGCGCAGGCCATGGCGGACGCCCGCAAGACCTGGGACAAGAACACCAAGCGCAACTACGAGGCGGACTCCGGCGCCGCGGTCGTGATGGACGTCAAGACCGGCCGCATCATCGCGATGGCCAGCGCCCCCAGCTACGACCCGAACATCTGGCAGGGCGGCATCTCCGGCAAGGACTACCAGGGGCTGACCAACAAGGAGTCCAACTACCCGCTGCTGAACCGGGCCATACAGGGTCAGTCCGCCCCCGGCTCCACCTTCAAGGTGGTCTCCACCGCGGCCGCCGCACAGGCCGGCTACGCGCTCAACGGCAACTACCCGTGCCCGAGCAGCATGACCATCGGCGGTCGCGAGTTCAAGAACTTCGAGAGCCAGGGCCACGGCTCGATCACCCTGGCCCAGGCGCTGGAGGTCTCCTGCGACACCGTCTTCTACGGCCTCGCCTACGACCAGTGGCTGGCCGACGGCGGCATCAAGCCGAAGAAGGACACCGGCGACTGGTTCTACAAGACCGCCCACCAGTTCGGGCTCGGTGCCAAGACCGGCATCGACCTGCCCTCCGAGGCGGCCGGCCGGGTGCCGGACCGGCAGTGGAAGCAGTCCTTCTACGACAACAACAAGGACGCCTGGTGCAAGCAGGCCGAGAAGGGCGGCAAGGAGTACGCCGACCTGATCGCCAAGGAGAACTGCGTCGACGGCTACGTGCTGCGCGCCGGTGACGCCGTCAACTACGCGATCGGGCAGGGCGACACCCTGGTCACCCCGCTGCAGATGGCGCGGATCTACTCGGCCCTGGCCAACGGCGGGACGCTCTGGCGGCCGACCGTCGCCAAGGCGGTGATAAGCCCGGGCGGAGAGCTGGTCCGCGAGATCGCCCCGCACGAGGACGGCAGGCTGCCGACCGACGCCAAGACCCTGCAGTACATCGACGAGGCCACCAAGGGCGTCGTCTCGACCGGTACCGCCGCGTGGAAGTTCACCGGCGCGGGGTGGCCGCAGGGCAAGATCGAGCTGCACGCCAAGACCGGCACCGCCGAGGTCGAGGGCAAGCAGACCACCTCGTACCTGACCACCTACAGTCGCGACTACGCGGTCGTGATGACGATAAGCCAGGGCGGCACCGGCTCCGGCGGCTCCGGCGACTCCGTCCGCCGGATCTACCAGGCGCTCTACGGCGTCGACGACAAGGGCAACATCGACAACGGCAAGGCCCTGCTGTCCACGCCGCAGACCGAGCTGCCGAAGTTCAACGCCGACGGCACCGCGATCATCAAGCAGGCCTCGTTCGCCGGGGCGTCCGCCGGTGCGGCCGCCGCGGAGCTCGGCGACCCCGGGGTGACCGGCGGTTCGCCGCGGGTCTTCCTGGACCCGGCGCAGCCGGTCGGGGCGGTCGTGGTGCCGGTCGCGGCGGTCGCGGCCGTCGAACCCACCCGCTCCACCGGAAGGGGCCGGGCATGA
- a CDS encoding TIGR03936 family radical SAM-associated protein translates to MQRIRLRYTKRGRLRFTSHRDFQRAFERALRRSAVPMAYSAGFTPHPKVSYANAAPTGVASEAEYLEIGLAAARDPEALRAQLDQSLPPGLDVIDAVEVQTPNFVERLEASEWQVRLDGVTPEDAARAIGLFLAQERVEVERLTKNGVRVFDARGAVAALEIAPSQVDGGADTDGEGGRDVRTGRPCAILRLVVRHATPAVRPDDVLSGLRATADLAPPVPAEVTRLAQGPLDEGTGTVTDPLALDRAAAQAVPLTAGEPRATASA, encoded by the coding sequence GTGCAGCGGATCCGTCTCCGCTACACCAAGCGCGGCCGGCTCCGCTTCACCAGCCACCGCGACTTCCAGCGCGCCTTCGAGCGCGCCCTGCGCCGGTCGGCGGTGCCGATGGCCTACTCGGCCGGCTTCACCCCGCACCCGAAGGTCTCCTACGCCAACGCCGCGCCGACCGGCGTGGCCAGCGAGGCGGAGTACCTGGAGATCGGGCTCGCCGCAGCGCGCGACCCCGAGGCGCTGCGCGCCCAACTGGACCAGTCGCTGCCCCCCGGTCTGGACGTCATCGACGCGGTCGAGGTCCAGACGCCCAACTTCGTGGAGCGCCTGGAGGCCTCCGAGTGGCAGGTCCGCCTGGACGGTGTCACCCCGGAGGACGCGGCCCGCGCGATCGGGCTGTTCCTGGCCCAGGAGCGGGTCGAGGTCGAACGCCTCACCAAGAACGGCGTGCGGGTCTTCGACGCGCGCGGGGCGGTGGCGGCCCTCGAAATCGCCCCGTCGCAGGTCGACGGCGGTGCGGACACGGACGGCGAAGGGGGCCGCGATGTTCGGACCGGGCGTCCCTGTGCGATACTGCGCCTGGTAGTACGACACGCCACACCCGCCGTACGACCCGACGACGTGTTGTCCGGTCTCCGTGCGACGGCCGACCTGGCGCCGCCGGTCCCCGCAGAGGTGACCAGGCTGGCGCAGGGGCCGCTCGACGAGGGGACCGGCACGGTGACCGACCCGTTGGCGCTCGACCGCGCCGCGGCCCAGGCCGTCCCTCTGACGGCCGGCGAGCCGCGCGCAACCGCGTCCGCCTAG
- a CDS encoding TIGR03960 family B12-binding radical SAM protein, with protein MTVESVFPRLEALLPHVQKPIQYVGGELNSTVKDWDACDVRWALMYPDAYEVGLPNQGVMILYEVLNEQEGVLAERTYSVWPDLEALMREHGVPQFTVDAHRPVRAFDVFGLSFSTELGYTNMLTALDLAGIPLNARDRGIDDPIVLAGGHAAFNPEPIADFIDCAVVGDGEQAVLDITRIVRAWKEEGRPGGREELLLRLARTGGVYVPAFYDVEYLPDGRIARVVPNAPGVPWRVSKHTVMDLDEWPYPKQPLVPLAETVHERMSVEIFRGCTRGCRFCQAGMITRPVRERSITGIGEMVERGLKATGFEEVGLLSLSSADHTEIADVAKGLADRYAEDKIGLSLPSTRVDAFNIDLANELSRNGRRSGLTFAPEGGSERMRKVINKMVSEEDLIRTVATAYGNGWRQVKLYFMCGLPTETDEDVLQIGEMAKNVIQKGREVTGQNDIRCTVSIGGFVPKPHTPFQWAPQLSAEATDARLAKLRDSIRGDRKYGKNIGYRYHDGKPGIVEGLLSRGDRRIGAVIRAVYEDGGRFDGWREHFSYDRWMASAEKGLAGTGVDVDWYTTRERTYEEVLPWDHLDSGLDKDWLWEDWQDALEEVEVDDCRWTPCFDCGVCPQMDTSIQIGPTGKKLLPLTVVK; from the coding sequence ATGACTGTCGAATCGGTCTTCCCACGCCTGGAGGCCCTCCTCCCGCACGTCCAGAAGCCGATCCAGTACGTCGGCGGCGAGCTCAACTCGACCGTCAAGGACTGGGACGCCTGCGACGTCCGCTGGGCGCTGATGTACCCCGACGCCTACGAGGTCGGACTGCCCAACCAGGGCGTCATGATCCTCTACGAGGTGCTCAACGAGCAGGAGGGCGTGCTGGCCGAGCGCACCTACAGCGTCTGGCCGGACCTGGAAGCGCTGATGCGCGAGCACGGCGTCCCCCAGTTCACCGTCGACGCCCACCGGCCGGTGCGCGCCTTCGACGTGTTCGGGCTCTCCTTCTCCACCGAGCTCGGCTACACCAACATGCTCACCGCCCTCGACCTGGCCGGCATCCCGCTGAACGCCCGGGACCGGGGCATCGACGACCCGATCGTGCTGGCCGGCGGCCACGCCGCGTTCAACCCCGAGCCGATCGCGGACTTCATCGACTGCGCCGTCGTCGGCGACGGCGAGCAGGCCGTGCTCGACATCACCAGGATCGTCCGGGCCTGGAAGGAGGAGGGCCGCCCCGGCGGGCGTGAGGAACTGCTGCTGCGCCTGGCGCGCACCGGCGGCGTGTACGTGCCCGCCTTCTACGACGTCGAGTACCTGCCCGACGGCCGGATCGCCCGTGTCGTGCCCAACGCCCCCGGCGTGCCGTGGCGGGTCTCCAAGCACACCGTCATGGACCTCGACGAGTGGCCCTACCCCAAGCAGCCGCTCGTCCCGCTCGCCGAGACCGTGCACGAGCGGATGTCCGTCGAGATCTTCCGCGGCTGCACCCGCGGCTGCCGCTTCTGCCAGGCCGGCATGATCACGCGCCCCGTGCGGGAGCGAAGCATCACCGGCATCGGCGAGATGGTGGAGCGCGGGCTGAAGGCCACCGGCTTCGAGGAGGTCGGCCTGCTGTCGCTCTCCTCCGCCGACCACACCGAGATCGCCGACGTCGCCAAGGGCCTGGCGGACCGCTACGCCGAGGACAAGATCGGCCTGTCGCTGCCGTCCACCCGCGTCGACGCCTTCAACATCGACCTCGCCAACGAGCTGAGCCGCAACGGCCGCCGCTCCGGCCTCACCTTCGCCCCCGAGGGCGGCAGTGAGCGCATGCGCAAGGTGATCAACAAGATGGTGTCGGAGGAGGACCTCATCCGCACCGTCGCCACCGCCTACGGCAACGGCTGGCGCCAGGTGAAGCTGTACTTCATGTGCGGCCTGCCCACCGAGACCGACGAGGACGTGCTCCAGATCGGTGAGATGGCGAAGAACGTCATCCAGAAGGGCCGCGAGGTCACCGGCCAGAACGACATCCGCTGCACCGTCTCCATCGGCGGGTTCGTGCCCAAGCCGCACACCCCGTTCCAGTGGGCCCCGCAGCTGTCCGCCGAGGCCACCGACGCCCGCCTCGCCAAGCTGCGCGACTCCATCCGCGGGGACCGCAAGTACGGCAAGAACATCGGCTACCGCTACCACGACGGCAAGCCCGGCATCGTCGAGGGCCTGCTCTCCCGCGGCGACCGCCGGATCGGCGCCGTCATCCGGGCGGTCTACGAGGACGGCGGCCGTTTCGACGGCTGGCGCGAGCACTTCTCGTACGACCGCTGGATGGCCTCCGCCGAGAAGGGCCTGGCCGGCACCGGGGTCGACGTCGACTGGTACACCACCCGTGAGCGCACCTACGAGGAGGTGCTGCCCTGGGACCACCTGGACAGCGGCCTCGACAAGGACTGGCTCTGGGAGGACTGGCAGGACGCGCTGGAGGAGGTCGAGGTCGACGACTGCCGCTGGACCCCCTGCTTCGACTGCGGGGTGTGTCCCCAGATGGACACCAGTATCCAGATCGGCCCCACCGGCAAGAAGCTCCTGCCGCTGACCGTGGTCAAGTAG
- a CDS encoding nitroreductase family protein has protein sequence MPHPPHLELTAEQLLTTTRAVRKRLDLTRPVDRSLVEECLDLAAQAPTGRNRQRWDFVIVTDPARRAALADLYRLGLARPRQPVVRTGLDRTTEDTDRRQRLAESAQHLFDHLHEVPVLVVPCVRIEGRHELGTHVGQANAWGSILPATWQFMLAARSRGLGTAWTTPHLHYEREAAELLGVPYETVAQVALVPLAHTIGTDFRPGPRVPTDRIAHWDTW, from the coding sequence GTGCCCCACCCGCCCCACCTCGAACTGACCGCGGAACAGCTCCTCACCACGACCCGGGCCGTGCGCAAGCGGCTCGACCTCACCCGCCCGGTGGACCGGTCCCTGGTCGAGGAGTGCCTGGACCTCGCCGCCCAGGCCCCCACCGGCCGCAACCGCCAGCGCTGGGACTTCGTGATCGTCACCGATCCGGCCCGGCGCGCGGCCCTCGCCGACCTCTACCGGCTCGGCCTGGCCCGGCCCCGGCAGCCCGTCGTCCGCACCGGCCTGGACCGCACCACCGAGGACACCGACCGGCGGCAGCGCCTCGCCGAGAGCGCCCAGCACCTCTTCGACCACCTGCACGAGGTACCGGTCCTCGTGGTGCCCTGCGTCCGGATCGAGGGGCGGCACGAACTCGGCACGCACGTCGGCCAGGCCAACGCCTGGGGCTCGATCCTCCCCGCCACCTGGCAGTTCATGCTGGCCGCCCGGTCCCGCGGCCTCGGCACCGCCTGGACCACCCCGCACCTGCACTACGAGCGCGAGGCCGCCGAACTGCTCGGCGTCCCGTACGAGACGGTGGCCCAGGTCGCACTGGTCCCGCTCGCCCACACCATCGGCACCGACTTCCGCCCCGGCCCGCGCGTCCCCACCGACCGGATCGCGCACTGGGACACCTGGTAG
- a CDS encoding MarR family winged helix-turn-helix transcriptional regulator, giving the protein MAAAPRTARLASPSRADDSGERGRYFAALTRDRPDIALCRATTAVARSIDEQLSGAPLTVAQHLVLKMLDAVGSCSQQELSEQLRIDRSVMVGCVDALEAAGLVSRERHPRDRRAYAVTPTPDGAAALADAERAIAPVLDHAFAALTPGERATLVRLTRKLLDVPPAD; this is encoded by the coding sequence ATGGCCGCCGCTCCCAGGACCGCCCGCCTCGCGTCACCGAGCAGGGCGGACGACAGCGGCGAGCGGGGGCGGTACTTCGCCGCACTCACCCGGGACCGCCCCGACATCGCGCTCTGCCGGGCCACCACCGCGGTCGCCCGGTCCATCGACGAGCAGCTCTCCGGCGCCCCGCTGACCGTGGCCCAGCACCTGGTGCTCAAGATGCTCGACGCCGTCGGCAGCTGCTCCCAGCAGGAGCTCAGCGAGCAGCTGCGGATCGACCGCAGCGTGATGGTCGGCTGCGTGGACGCCCTGGAGGCCGCCGGCCTGGTCAGCCGCGAGCGCCACCCGCGGGACCGCCGCGCCTACGCCGTCACCCCGACCCCCGACGGGGCCGCCGCCCTGGCCGACGCCGAGCGCGCCATCGCCCCCGTCCTGGACCACGCCTTCGCCGCACTCACCCCGGGCGAACGGGCGACCCTGGTCCGCCTCACCCGCAAGCTCCTCGACGTCCCGCCGGCCGACTGA